DNA from Daucus carota subsp. sativus chromosome 1, DH1 v3.0, whole genome shotgun sequence:
CAAGGGCAATATTCAGTTTGTTATGGAATATGGATACATTTCTCTTAGTATAGTTCAACGTCGACTACATTTTCAAATGTTTTTAGATATGAATAGGATGATAGGAGTTTTAGCTCTTCCCCTTCACTGTTTGGACTTCAGAAATATAGCACTGAGTACATGTTGTTTGCGACAACTGTTAGTTTCATAATTAGTGTCGTTGAACTGAAAGTTGTTGGTGACATGTGTTTTTAGCTATGCACATTGTTTGGTTATTGTAGTGACTGCTCATGGAATTAATGCTGGAGATGTGAAGAAGCTTCAGGATGCAGGGATCTACACCTGCAACGGCCTTATGATGCATACGAAAAAGGTTTAAATGGAATTGCTTTTGACTGCATTCTCTTGGAATTTGAGTTTGCTCTGCATTTAATTCATCAAAATCTTTCAGAATTTGACTGGGATCAAAGGATTATCTGAGGCAAAAGTCGACAAAATCTGTGAAGCTGCTGAAAAGATAGTGGTCAGAGATTTAATTTCTAATTGTCAATATAATACCACATTTGGTTTTTACTTATTCCTTTGCAAATCTTTTCAGAATTTTGGGTACATTACTGGAAGTGATGCTCTGATCAAAGTAAGTTGCTAGttcatttcatttgaaaacataGATATTGTACCAGGGGGCCTGAGCTAATCAAAACAAGTCATGTGATTCCATTTTGctctttgaattttatttagCAACAATAGACCTGACTTGCTTACATTATTCATGTTAGTAACTTCAGTATGATCAACAACTGTGAATATAATTAGAAGTCATCTGTTGTTATACAGAGAAAATCAGTAGTTCGCATAACAACTGGAAGCCAGGCTCTAGATGAACTTTTGGGCGGTAGTATATGAGATTCTCTCTGTTTGGTTGCTCAATAATGTTGTTTCCTATAATTGTTTAGAACTTGCTGTAATCTTTTTTGTTTGAACATGCAAAGGTGGGATAGAAACTAGTTCAATTACAGAAGCCTTTGGAGAATTCAGGTGAGATCCACATCATTGTAACTTCTAAAGAATTTAGTTATCAGGCATCTGTTCAAGTTTTGATTTATACATGTTGTTCACCATTTGAATACAGATCTGGAAAGACACAACTTGCCCATACCCTCTGCGTCTCAACACAGGTTCCTCTAGTGCCACTATGACTTTAATAAAATGTGCTTGTCAGTAGAGGCACACTTGTTAGTGTGATTCAAACTAACAACCACTTTCACTTAGTTTCTAGTATATTCACtgattgtatatataaatgtatttagACTTGTAATCATTTGGTTTTAGTTTGTGCTGATTAGCCTAGGCTAACAAGTAACAATTTTCTTATTGGACAGCTCCCCATTAATATGAAAGGAGGTAATGGAAAGGTTGCCTACATTGATACTGAAGGAACCTTGTATCCAGCTGTATGTTCGGTTTTTTTGTCGCTTCAGCTTTCAAGTAGCATATGTATTAAACCTCTTTCATGAAACAGCCATAGAAATTCTCTACATGGTACTCTCTATATCTCCTTAACTAACTGCAATCTCAGCCGACCTGATCGTATTGTGCCAATAGCTACCAGGTTTGGCATGGATGCTGGAGCTGTACTTGACAATGTAAGCCTCCTGTTTTACCCTAAGCATCTTCAGATTTGTCCTATCTTTTGTTTTGGTATGTAGCAGATGTTAACATTCTTCCATTTTGGTAGATCATATATGCACGTGCATACACCTATGAGCATCAGTACAACCTCCTTCTCGGTCTAGCAGCAAAGATGTCAGAAGAGCCTTTCAGACTTCTGGTGTGTCTCTGCCTGGAGTCCAGTTTTACTCGTATATATTTATGTCGCATTGCATCATGGTTGATGTTTTCCTGGACTGATACCTGCAGATTGTTGACTCTGTCATTGCTCTGTTCCGGGTGGATTTTACTGGAAGAGGAGAACTTGCTGATCGTCAGGTTTATCATGTTTCCTGAAATGCACATTACAAACTACATAGACTTGATGATTGTAATCTTTGTTTAGAACTTTCAGTGACACTTATTGCTTCCATCTGCAGCAAAAACTGGCTCAAATGTTATCACGCTTAATCAAGATCGCTGAGGAATTCAATGTGGCAGTCTACATGACAAACCAAGGTTCATTAACACTATCTGAAACGACTACAATTGTAGTTCAATATTTGTGAACCCTTAGACAGTCTCCTGAAACTAGATTGTGATCTGTGTAATCTCCTCTTAGTCTTCTGAACTTCTTTTACATAAATTTGGTGAATGCAGTCATAGCAGATCCAGGTGGTGGTGTGTTCATATCAGACCCAAAGAAGCCAGCAGGAGGGCATGTGCTTGCTCATGCAGCTACAATAAGGTTGATGTTCAGAAAGGGCAAAGGTGAACAGCGTGTCTGCAAGGTGTTTGATGCTCCAAATCTTCCTGAAGCTGAAGCAATAtcctttgaaattaaaatatcttACACATTGTTATAAGCATCCATTTAGAATAACTGTTAGAACTTAAACCAGTCCTTTTGTCCTTGCAGGCCTTCATCCGTTCCTCTTTCATTCTTTCTCTTCCTCTTTTAAATTTCAAAGTGTGTTTTAGTTTTTGGGTCTATAGTTAACTCACTGCTCTCATTTTCATGTTAAGTCCTTGACAGCATTACGTATTTCAGATAACAGGAGGTGGAATCACTGATGCAAAGGATTAGAGATCAGCTTTATTTTCTTCTCAGATACTTCAGAAATCTATATATTAGAAATCATTGATGCTTGGTTCATGTTTTCAGTATGCCTGTTCTCCATATTGTAGCCTGTAGAAAAACATGGTTTCATGTGTTTATTACGACAACTTCCagatctatatataatatattagagCTTGTGATTTTCAACCATATTTTTAGGACATATTACTGTATCAACATAACAGGTTACTGGAAATGATGTATAAGCAGATCTCATTTCAATGTCAAAGACGATGTCATTTAGAAAAAATTTCATGGCTGAAGTCATTTCCAATAACTTCCCTCCAAAGAACACATTCATGACTATTTAAGAAAAAGATTTAAACATGTACAATCAATAAACAAAAGGATGATAACACAACCCTTGCTGAAAGTACTATTATTTTAAGCATCCTGAATTTCAAATGCACTGAATTAAATAAAACCGTAAGCAGCTGATTAATGGTTGTATCGAAGGACTGTGTTTGCTCATAACAGATTGAGAAGTTCAATAACATTTAGCCAgtaaagttcatgattagaATATAAAAGAAGTGTAAAAGACTCCTGCGACCCACTACTAATAACCAAGGGGTTGCCGCAATCAAAGGTATTTCGCTCAGTAATGTTGGGACCAGTTAGCAGCACTTCCGACTCTAGGCATGCCGCCAGTTTCCTTCCGAGACCCTTCATCCACCTTAAAGGTTGCACCACACACCTCACCCGAGCTATCTACTCTCGGCACTGGCTTCAATTCATTCATAGGGTGCTCAAAACTCCTCAAGCCTCCAGAAGTTGTGAAGAAGCATCCTggtaaataatcaaaaaagtgAGACTGATATCTTGCAATTTAAGTttccatataaaaaaaaaataagaatgagAATAATTTGGGCTAATATCCTCAAGTCTTAATTATATTACAGTTattctttgtttatttatttttaatatgaaagCTACTCTAGTCAGTACTAGGTAACCAGATGCAAAGACTTTTCTGATATAGGCAGGGGACAGGAGGAACCTTGAAGCACAATTCAAGGGGAACAGATAATCAGGGTTGCATGTGAATATAAAATACTACCTTTTGGAAATGGTGCATATGACTTCTTGCAGCTCTTGCTGATAACATCTGTATCATCCGAGATAACAAGATCCCCTTCAGAATCAGTACCCCAGAAGAAGGGCACACTTCCTTCAGCATCCTACATTGCATAAAATTCAACATAATTAGCCAAATAATGATACAACAGAAGAAACAGATGAACAGGACTAAAGGGAATAACGACTAAAATAGAGTATAACAGAAGAAAGATAGACTCACAGCAGCAACAAATGCAGATTTTGATGAACCGTCATACAGAACAAAAGCAAATTTTCCATGGAAATCTCTCAACACCTGATCTGCGGGATAAGGACCTCTATCCCTTAAAGTTCGGTAGGCCTCTAGAACAATGATTACTTCATTTGCATTCTTGCCCAATCCATACTGTTGCTTAAGGTGTGCAACATTTTCAATGTGGCCTTGAAACAAGCAGAATATATCGTCCGTCACAGCAAACAATCTAAGCAAGAAAAAATAAACATGAAATTTCCTCATCATGGTTAACAAAATCATTGATACCAGAAATGCATAGAACGGAATAAACATGAATCATGACTATGGAGTGTGGTTTATTCTCCAATAGACAACCCTCAACCATCATAATTCTTCTTGGAAAGCATTTGAAAAAAATCAATCCTTAATCACATCATAAGTAAATTCAATATGGTTAATTAGAAATTTTTAGTCAATAGCATAAAAAACTCCCGATGGGCTAATGGCAAGGTTCCTCTCCCCCTCCTCTCACCGCCAAAGATCATGGATAAGATACATAAGGGATAGAATGTTTCATAACCCCTTCCCCTCCCTGTATACTTAAACATCCAATGcattcataaaattttgcaaCATATccccaaataaaaaatattttttatagcaTATTTAGCACAGCATACTCTTGGAACACTGAAAATAAACTATCACAATAAAATAAGGGATTAATCCCTACTAAACCCTAACAATTGCTTAATACAGATGTCCCCATAAATCTTGACATCAACAATAAAACAAAAGCAAGAGATCTGGACTTAATCTTTTTGTCCTTAACCAAAAGATATAATACCAACAAAATCATCACAAAAActtaaatcaaaacaaaacacaaaatgacAATTAGACAGGACCAGCTTGTCAAGCTTCAAACTGGTctataaaaatacaaatcataatttataatctCAAGGCTACAAAATCAGATCATCAGATCAAGAATGATAAACaacttattaaaataaaacaatcaaaatttcTAATAACCCATGAAACACACAAACCAAGACCAGatcaagaacaaaaaaaatctaaacaatACACAAATTCACATGTATAACAATAccaatataaaaatcaaaaatcagaaaaaataataaaaagaaaatacctAGGAAGAAAAGGGTTCTGCTTATCCATGGAGTAGGCCAAAACGCCAGCATGACCAAGATTAACGGTGACAGAAACAGGCTTCACCGAAGAGAAATGGCCCACCAGAAACCCATCTTTCAGTGCACTCACCGAATCAGAGCTCGCGTTCTGTAACGCCTCTGGGCTCTTCGCTACCGATTTATCAAAAACTGCTAGCATCTTTCTATATGTTGTTTTTATGTTGTATCAATTCAACTACAATGCGATTATTTCTTGTGTTTCAGGCGatcaatacatatatatatacacatgtgtTGAAAGGTCGTTTGATGAATGTTTTAGGACAGACTTTTGAGTTATTATTGATTGATTCTCTTCTGACCATTCCTTAATTACGTATATTTAACTGTTTCTCTTGTCCAAACAAATTATGGAAAAACtacttttattttaaactaatattttggtttgttttagaaaattttatCGTTATACTTTGTATGCTATAGACATTtcccaaaatatttaaattgtttatattaatttatttatatattgaaagtaattatttaattttataactaGTGGatactaaatataaaatataatataaaaatataaattttctgaaaataaattcttatattatctaaatttaaattacgATAATACAGCACTCTTTCCTTTGGTTACACGTATCTCAAAATTCACCTACAATATGTCGACACTCACCGGCCAAATCTTGAAAGATTGGGATACGGGGATGAAtgtgtatttaattatttatttattcttagaactattttttattatgttgAAACTATCAGGGTGTATTCAGTAACTACACCTTGCAAAAGAGTGATAAATTTATCTTATCCATTCCTTTATGGAAAGGTGATGTGGACGATAGAGACTGTTGCGGTGATTATTTTACTGCTAAATCTGCACTATTACTCTATTAGTGATGTGGATTAACGTGGATTACCCTGCTTCCCGTGAAATCCTTTAtattaaactagttgagaagccgcgcgttgcggcggcctataaaaattatattaataatttaatattaatatttgtagaataaaataattttgtggatgtttataaaaaatatattaatgtttcaaaattaatatttgtagtataaaataaattttatattataaaaatctagatgtaatatcaatactaatatataaaattgtcaaattggactataattcatggtgaaaaaatgaaaataaatttatacacgtaattaacaatttaaagtatgacgaattttaattttatttttaatttaaagtacgacaaattttaattttatttgtgtttttcctGAATACAAAgttcaacaacaaacatgtccgaaaaacaaatcatatattataaaataatgaccaacaaacatatattactaacagttaatttattgatatcatctatcaatatcatgtcatgtcaagactatattctttcctGTGTctagatttgtcgactccaacacagaggtctataactacttttactttcaacaacctttattttctttaatactgtataaacagccttcacttatcgttgcagaagaacggcaccaccgagttagaaatcgagcaagagaactactAACACCTTCACTTAtcattgcagaagaacggcaccatcgAGTTAGaattcgagcaagagaactattatGAGAGAGAgatagggttgtggtattgagtagggctgagcaaaaaactgaaaaagaaCCGAAACCGGTAAAAAAACGATTAAAACTGATTcggaaaaaaccgaaaccgaaaaattaaaaaccgaaccgatatcatgggttcggttccggttattggttaaaaccgaaccgaaaaaaaccgaaccgaataattatttaaataattaaataaatatatttatatatacaatttataagaattttaaaataaatattaagaacCACAAGTAAATGAGAGAGCTGGGACATAATTCTATGATGAGTTGCAATttgtttgaatttataaatcaacTCAAGTCTTCGCTTCGTACGAATTATGAAGATACCATGTGATGATATATTCATCCAATATCCCCCATCATCTTTTAAATTTACTTTGGCTCCTGGTGTTTCTGATCTCAGTAAGAGTTTCAGTTTTACACAAAGTGAAGTGATCATGTACAGCTTTCTTCTTCATGTCCACTAACCGATCAAGACTCAGACGTGTTTTGAaatcttttttaataaataagttgATTATTACGTATATATTACGCATATTAATTAGTCTTCTtcgtatattatttttaatttataactttGTCGGTATTACGCATATTAATTAGTCTTCTtcgtatattatttttaatttataactttGTCGGTTTTATAATCGAAACCGAACTGATTAAAACCGAATCAGAGTTTTTaaaaccgaatccgaaccggcggttacggttttggattttaaaaaccgaggatatatggttgcggtttcggttttatcttggaaccgagccgaaccgggcCTCCTCTAGCTTTCCCCCAATATTGAGAGaaagaggaggttgtgtttagatgattcaaaatcctacaatctataggggtatttataggcgcAGAgaaacttgtgtgctactctttcccataattagataatctgaaacaaaatcagattaaaattttcaaactactatattccataaataatatgaaacaaaatcagattctgaaacttgcttctaatatacccgaaactaaaaatggtagttctaatttctgatattttttcatccaaaaattccaaaaaattagaaaaatagaacggagtgatgtgagagacgccacctacacgcccctcgcttctcctttatataagtatattgatttggaCATAATCTCGTCATCTTCACATTTCATTCACTCCCTCAGTCTCAAAAAACTTTTCCCATTTGATATGTCGGAATTAtacataacatgagacaaattactaatttacatctaatatgtaagactaaatatagtcaagTAATAGTTGCCCGCTGCGCATGGgcataataaagattatttgaaaattttaaatatagagaaataaaattaatttttgctaAATTGTTTCATATTGGTATTGTTTCTTTGTGACACcttatttgtttaaatattaa
Protein-coding regions in this window:
- the LOC108226085 gene encoding meiotic recombination protein DMC1 homolog, which gives rise to MLAFKSEEHNQLQLVDRDEIDDEEELFEMIDKLTAHGINAGDVKKLQDAGIYTCNGLMMHTKKNLTGIKGLSEAKVDKICEAAEKIVNFGYITGSDALIKRKSVVRITTGSQALDELLGGGIETSSITEAFGEFRSGKTQLAHTLCVSTQLPINMKGGNGKVAYIDTEGTFRPDRIVPIATRFGMDAGAVLDNIIYARAYTYEHQYNLLLGLAAKMSEEPFRLLIVDSVIALFRVDFTGRGELADRQQKLAQMLSRLIKIAEEFNVAVYMTNQVIADPGGGVFISDPKKPAGGHVLAHAATIRLMFRKGKGEQRVCKVFDAPNLPEAEAVFQITGGGITDAKD
- the LOC108226295 gene encoding stem-specific protein TSJT1 gives rise to the protein MLAVFDKSVAKSPEALQNASSDSVSALKDGFLVGHFSSVKPVSVTVNLGHAGVLAYSMDKQNPFLPRLFAVTDDIFCLFQGHIENVAHLKQQYGLGKNANEVIIVLEAYRTLRDRGPYPADQVLRDFHGKFAFVLYDGSSKSAFVAADAEGSVPFFWGTDSEGDLVISDDTDVISKSCKKSYAPFPKGCFFTTSGGLRSFEHPMNELKPVPRVDSSGEVCGATFKVDEGSRKETGGMPRVGSAANWSQHY